A genomic region of Phragmites australis chromosome 2, lpPhrAust1.1, whole genome shotgun sequence contains the following coding sequences:
- the LOC133909831 gene encoding protein IQ-domain 26-like — MGKAARWFRSLLGGGKKEQGKEQTRASAPPGSNAAPVDRKRWSFARSSRDSVDPAAAEASVRGGNAAIVRAAEAAWLKSLYSETEREQSKHAIAVAAATAAAADAAVAAAQAAVEVVRLTSQGSAFAGGGAVLDTRGRAAAVKIQTAFRGFLAKKALRALKALVKLQALVRGYLVRKQAAATLQSMQALVRAQAAVRAARCRAVPPLPPLHHPLVRPRFSLQERYVDDTRSEHSLPAYSRRLSASIESASYGGYDRSPKIVEMDTGRPKSRASSLRSSSPVLDAGTGDEWYAQSLSSPLLPCHLPGAPPRIAVPSSRHFPDYDWCALEKPRPATAQCTPRCTQYAPATPAKSVWGAGANYASPNCPSYMSSTQSSDAKSRSQSAPKQRPEAGVVGARKRVPLSEVILEARASLSGVGMQKSCNRVQEAFDFKAAVVSRFDRLSEAAAERDRDMFLQRRW, encoded by the exons ATGGGCAAGGCGGCGCGGTGGTTTCGCAGCTTGTTGGGAGGCGGGAAGAAGGAGCAGGGGAAGGAGCAGACGCGGGCCTCGGCGCCGCCCGGGAGCAACGCTGCGCCCGTGGACAGGAAGCGGTGGAGCTTCGCCAGGTCGTCGCGGGATTCCGTCGACCCCGCGGCGGCAGAAGCCTCGGTGAGGGGAGGCAACGCGGCGATCGTGAGGGCGGCCGAAGCTGCGTGGCTCAAGTCGCTGTACAGCGAGACCGAGCGGGAGCAGAGCAAGCACGCCATCGCCGTGGCTgcggccacggcggcggctGCGGACGCTGCCGTGGCCGCGGCACAGGCTGCGGTGGAGGTCGTGCGCCTCACCAGCCAGGGGTCTGCTTTCGCCGGCGGAGGCGCCGTCCTTGACACCcgcggccgcgccgccgccgtcaagATCCAAACGGCCTTCCGAGGCTTCTTG GCCAAGAAGGCGCTGCGAGCGCTCAAGGCGCTGGTGAAGCTGCAGGCTCTGGTGCGCGGCTACCTGGTGCGGAAGCAGGCGGCCGCGACGCTGCAGAGCATGCAGGCGCTCGTCCGCGCGCAGGCCGCCGTCCGCGCCGCCCGCTGTCGCGCCGTGCCACCGCTCCCGCCTCTCCACCACCCTCTGGTCCGACCACGCTTCTCGTTG CAAGAACGGTACGTGGACGACACGCGGAGCGAACACAGCTTACCGGCGTACAGCCGCCGTCTGTCCGCGAGCATCGAGTCGGCATCCTACGGCGGGTACGACCGGAGCCCCAAGATCGTGGAGATGGACACCGGCCGACCAAAGTCGCGCGCGTCCTCTCTGCGGTCGAGCTCTCCGGTGCTCGACGCCGGCACCGGTGACGAGTGGTACGCGCAGTCCTTGTCATCGCCGCTCCTGCCGTGCCACCTCCCCGGCGCGCCCCCACGCATCGCCGTGCCGAGCTCGCGCCACTTCCCGGACTACGACTGGTGCGCGCTGGAGAAGCCGAGGCCGGCGACAGCGCAGTGCACGCCTCGGTGCACACAGTACGCGCCAGCGACGCCGGCGAAGAGCGTGTGGGGCGCGGGGGCCAACTATGCGTCTCCGAACTGCCCCAGCTACATGTCGAGCACGCAGTCTTCGGACGCGAAGTCGCGGTCGCAGAGCGCGCCCAAGCAGCGGCCGGAGGCCGGCGTGGTGGGAGCGCGGAAGCGGGTGCCGCTGAGCGAGGTGATCCTGGAGGCCCGGGCGAGCCTGAGCGGCGTGGGCATGCAGAAGTCGTGCAACCGGGTGCAGGAGGCGTTCGACTTCAAGGCGGCCGTCGTGAGCCGCTTCGATCGCTtgtcggaggcggcggccgagagggaCCGGGACATGTTCTTGCAGAGGAGATGGTGA